The Candidatus Hydrogenedentota bacterium genome window below encodes:
- the nrdR gene encoding transcriptional repressor NrdR, whose translation MKCPFCGYHDSKVVDSRVAKEGDSIRRRRECINCSRRFTTYERVEEVAQMVIKKDGRREPFHSWKIRAGIIKAIEKREVSLEQVDALISTIERELFNNNEHEVSTKAIGEAVMKRLRDLDEVAYVRFASVYRQFKDLNEFMKELKDMFTG comes from the coding sequence ATGAAATGCCCGTTCTGCGGATACCATGACAGCAAGGTGGTGGACTCCCGTGTGGCGAAAGAGGGGGACTCCATCCGCCGCCGCCGCGAATGCATCAATTGCAGCCGCCGTTTCACCACCTACGAGCGCGTGGAGGAGGTGGCGCAGATGGTGATCAAGAAGGACGGCCGCCGCGAGCCGTTCCACTCGTGGAAGATCCGCGCGGGCATCATCAAGGCCATCGAGAAGCGCGAGGTGAGCCTGGAGCAGGTGGACGCGCTGATCAGCACCATCGAGCGCGAGCTGTTCAACAACAACGAGCATGAGGTGTCCACCAAGGCCATCGGCGAGGCGGTGATGAAGCGCCTGCGCGACCTGGACGAGGTGGCCTATGTCCGTTTCGCCTCCGTGTACCGCCAGTTCAAGGACCTCAACGAGTTCATGAAGGAGCTCAAGGACATGTTCACCGGCTGA